gtgagagtgagggtgtgagagtgagggtgtgagagtgagggtgtgagagtgagggtgtgtggttgtgagagtgAAGGTGTGCGGAATGAGATTGAGGGTATgcgagtgtgagggtgtgcgggtgtgagagtgagggtgtgcgggtgtgagagtgagggtgtgcgggagtgagagtgaggttatgcgggagtgagagtgagggtgtgcgggtgggagagtgagggtgtgagaatgagggtgtgagagtgagggtgtgcgggagtgagagtgagggtgtgagaatgagggtgtgagagtgagggtgtgagaatgagggtgtgagagtgagggtgtgcgggagtgtgagtgagggtgtgcgggagtgtgagtgagggtgtgtgggagtgagtgtgagggtatgagggagtgagagtgagggtgtgcgggagtgagagtgagggtgtgcgggagtgagagtgagggtgtgcgggtgtgagagtgagggtgtgcgggtgggagagtgagggtgtgagagtgagggtgtgcgggtgcgagagtgagggtgtgagagtgagggtgtgcgggagtgagagtgagggtgtgcgggagtgagagtgagggtgtgcgggagtgagagtgagggtgtgcgggagtgagagtgagggtgtgcgggagtgagagtgagggtgtgcgggagtgagagtgactgtgtgcgggagtgagagtgagggtgtgcgggagtgagagtgagggtgtgcgggagtaagagtgagggtgtgcgggagtgagagtgagggtgtgtgggtgcgagagtgagggtgtgtgggtgcgagagtgagggtgtgagagtgaaggtgtgcgggagtgggagtgagggtgtgcgtgagtgagagtgagggtgtgtggcagtgagggtgtgcgggtgcgagagtgagggtgtgcgggagtgagagtgagggtgtgcgggtgcgAGATTGTTGGTGTGCGGGtgcgagtgtgagtttgtgcaggtgtgaatgtgagggtgtgcaggtttgagagtgagggtgtgagagtgagtgtgtgcgggtgtgagagtgatggtgggagagtgagggtgcgagagtgagggtgtgcgggtgtgagagtgagggtgtgtgggagtgagtgagggagtgagagtgagggtgtgtgggtgtgagagtgagggtgtgtgggtgtgagagtgagggtgtgcgggtgcgagagtgagggtgtgcgggtgtgagagtgagggtgtgcgggagtgagagtgagggtgtgcgggtgtgagagtgagggtgcgtgggagtgagagtgagagtgttcgGGTGCGAGTgtaagggtgtgagggagtgagagggagggtgtgcgggtgtgagagtgagggtgtgagagtgagggtgtgagagtgagggtgtgagagtgagggtgtgagagtgagggtgtgagagtgagggtgtgtggttgtgagagtgAAGGTGTGCGGAATGAGATTGAGGGTATGCGAGTGAGGGTgcgagtgtgagggtgtgcgggtgtgagagtgagggtgtgcgggtgtgagagtgagggtgtgcgggagtgagagtgaggttatgcgggagtgagagtgagggtgtgcgggtgggagagtgagggtgtgagaatgagggtgtgagagtgagggtgtgcgggagtgagtgagggtgtgagagtgagggtgtgagaatgagggtgtgagagtgagggtgtgagaatgagggtgtgagagtgagggtgtgcgggagtgagagtgagggtgtgcgggagtgtgagtgagggtgtgtgggagtgagtgtgagggtgtgagggagtgagagtgagggtgtgcgggagtgagagtgagggtgtgcgggagtgagagtgagggtgtgcgggtgtgagagtgagggtgtgcgggtgggagtgagggtgtgagagtgagggtgtgagagtgagtgtgggagagtgagggtgtgcgggagtgagagtgagggtgtgcgggagtgagagtgagggtgtgcgggagtgagagtgagggtgtgcgggagtgagagtgagggtgtgcgggagtgagagtgagggtgtgcgggagtgagagtgactgtgtgcgggagtgagagtgagggtgtgcgggagtgagagtgagggtgtgcgggagtaagagtgagggtgtgcggagtgagagtgagggtgtgtgggtgcgagagtgagggtgtgtgggtgcgagagtgagggtgtgcgggtggtgagagtgaaggtgtgcgggtgtgtgagtgagggtgtgcgggtgtgagagtgagggtgtgcgggtgtgtgagtgagggtgtgcgggtgtgagagtgagggtgtgcgggagtgagagtgagggtgtgcgggagtgagagtgagggtgtgcgggagtgagagtgagtgtgtgcgggagtgagagtgagggtgtgcgggagtgagagtgagggtgtgcgggagtgagagtgagggtgtgtgggtgtgagagtgagggtgtgcgggtgtgagagtgagggtgtgcgggtgcaagagtgagggtgtgagtgagggtgcgagagtgagggtgtgcgggtgcgagagtgagggtgtgagagtgagggtgtgcgggagtgagagtgagggtgtgcgggagtgagagtgagggtgtgtgggtgcgagagtgagggtgtatgggtgcgagagtgagggtgtgagagtgagggtctgagggagtgagagtgagggtgtgcgggagtgagagtgagggtgtgcgggagtgagagtgagggtgtgcgggagtgagattgagggtgtgcgggtgtgagagtgagggtgtgcgggtgtgagagtgagggtgtgcgggtgtgagagtgagggtgtacgggtgtgagagtgagggtgtgcgggtgtgcgggagtgagagtgagggtgtgcgggtttgagagtgagggtgtgcgggtgtgagagtgagggtgtgcgggtgtgagagtgagggtgtgcggggggagagtgagggtgtgagactgaggctgtgagagggagggtgtgcgggtgtgagagtgagggtgtgcgggtgtgagagtgagggtgtgtgggtgtgagagtgaggttgtgcgggtgtgagagtgagggtgtacgggagtgagagtgagggtttgcgggagtgagagtgagggtttgtgggtgcgagagtgagggtgtgcgggagtgagagtgagggtgtgcgggagtgagagtaagggtgtgcgggagtgagagtgagggtgtgcgggagtgagagtgagggtgtgcgggagtgagagtgagggtgtgcgggagtgggagtgagggtgtgcgggagtgagagtgagggtttgagtttgagggtgtgcgggtgcgagagtgagggtgtgagtgagggtgtgagagtgagggtgtgcgggtgtgagagtgagggtgtgagagtgagggtgtgcgggagtgagagtgaggttgagcgggagtgagagtgagggtgtgcgggtgcgagagtgagggtgtgcgggagtgagagtgagggtgtgcgggtgagagagtgagcgtgtgcgggagtgagagtgagggtgtgcgtgagtgagagtgagggtgtgaaagtgagggtttgagagtgagggtgtgagagtgagggtgtgcgagtgagggtgtgagagtgagggtgtgagagtgaggctgtgagagtgaggctgtgagagtgagggtttgagagtgagggtgtgagaatgagggtgtgcgggtgtgagagtgagggtgtgcgggtgcgAGAGTGAaggtgtgcaggtgagagagtgagggtgtgcgggagttagagtgagggtgtgcgggagtgagagtgagggtgtgcgagtgagtgtgtgagagtgattgtttgagagtgagggagtgagagtgagggtgtgagagtgagggtttgagagtgagtgtgtgagagtgagggtgtgcaggtgtgagagtgagggtgtgagagtgagggtgtgcgggtgcgagagtgagggtgtgcgggtgcgAGAGTGATGGTGTGCGGGtgctggagtgagggtgggagagtgagggtgtgcgggtgcgagagggagcgtgtgcgggtgcgagagtgagggtctgagagtgaTGGTGTGCGGGtgctggagtgagggtgggagagtgagggtgtgcgggtgcgAGATGGAGCGTGTGCGGgtgcgagagtgagggtctgagagtgagggtgtgcgggtgctAGAGTGAGGTtatgcgggtgtgagagtgaggttgtgcgggtgtgagagtgagggtgtttttggagtgagagtgagggtgtgcgggtgcgagagtgagggtgtgcgggtgcgAGAGTGAGGTTGTGCGGGTGCGAGACTGAGCGTGTGCGGGTgccagagtgagggtgtgcgggtgccagagtgagggtgtgcgggtgcgagagtgagggtgtgcgggtgcgagagtgagtgtgtgtgggtgtgagagtgtgtgtgggtgtgagagtgagtgtgtgtgggtgtgagagtgagtgtgtgtgggtgtgagagtgtctgtgggtgtgagagtgagtgtgtgtgggtgtgagagtgagtgtgtgtgggtgtgagcgtgagtgtgtgcgggtgtgagagtgagtgtgtgcgggagtgaaagtgagtgtgtgcgggagtgaaagtgagtgtgtgcgggagtgaaagtgagtgtgtgcgggtgtgaaagtgagtgcgtgcgggtgtgaaagtgagtgcgtgcgggtgtgaaagtgagtgagagtgagtgagtgcgtgtgtgagagtgagtgtgtgcgggtgtgtgtgcattGAGTGTGAaaacccgagtgtgagagagccccCTTATCCCCTGATACCCCAAGAGACCGATCACCTGCCCCTCCCAGCCTCAAATCTACCCAACAACAGAGCACCCACCACCCTAGGGGTCTGGGGCTCCCTAGGGCCCCTCCCAGCCCAACCCTCCGAGCGAAGGAACTTCCCCTCGCCAGGCTCCAAAATGGCCGACCACTCACCCTGAGACTGTTGCCCCCTCACTCCGTTTTCTCAATGCCCCAgccttggggggggggcgggagggggtcCGGTTGGCGTGGTGTGAggagtgttgggtgtggggggtggtggtggaagacTCCCAAGCGATCGCCCCTCACTCTCCGAAACCCCCGGAGAATCCGGACCCAATTTACGCGCAGGACGCTCCCCTCGTCCCAGGTTCTGATCGAGTGACCCTCCTCTGCCCTAAACATGGAGATCAAATCCACGCTCAGTATCCCGGGTGTGGCCTCACCACAGCCCTGTACGATtggagcaagacttccttactgctgtactccaaaccccttgcaataatGGTCAACACGCCATTTCCCTTCCCAATTTCTGGCCCCATCAACGATGCCAACTACCTGCGTCCCTTGACCGATTATGCCCAGGTCCCTCTGGATTATCAACCTGTTCTGCACCTTGTTAAAAAGAACACCCACTTCCTGGCTTTTCtattgcaccatctacaagatgcactgcagcaactcgccaagactccttcgacagcgccgcccaaacccacgacctctaccatctagaaggacaagggcagcagacacatggggaacaccaccacctggaagttcccctctgagcccctcaccatcccgacttggaaatatatcggccattccttcactgtcgctgggtcaatatcctggaactccctccctaacagcgccatgggtgtacctacacctcacggacaaaatcctggaactccctccctaacagcgccgtgggtgtacctacaccacacggacaaaatcctggaactccctccctaacagcgccgtgggtgtacctacaccacacggacaaaatcctggaacaccctccctaacagcgccgtgggtgtacctacaccacacggacaaaatcctggaactccctccctaacagcgctgtgggtgtacctacaccacatggggacaaaatcctggaactccctccctaacagcgccgtgggtgtacctacaccacacggacaaaatcctggaactccctccctaacagcgccgcgggtgtacctacaccacacatgtCCTTCTTGAggaggggcaactagggatgggcaataatcgACGCCTGTGAATTAAAAAGAAAACCTACATCCTTACGACCAGAGTCGATAACTTCACGCTTCCCCGCGTCGTATTCCGTGTCTTGTCACCCGCCCGCTTCAACTGCCCTGCATCCCTTTTGCCTCCTCTTTGTGGGAGCCGCTGGCGTTCATTGCCCTCCCGCCGAGTTGCTTTCCACTTCAAGAGGGGGGGGGTTAGGGATCGAACCACCACCGTTGTAGGCCTGACCGGAGAAGGATGAGTTTTTAACGACCCTCCCCTCTAAAGGGGGTCAGcatggggccgaatggcctatgtggcccacaccaccctcccctcccctcggctcccgGCTCTCTCGGGGAGCGgttctggggagggggagagagagagagagagagagagacgggtccTCCAAGCCCCACCCCTGGCCTGGGAGTCGCTGGGACAGAtccaagaattccaaatttccaaGGCGAACTCATTCGGGGTCACGAGAGGAGGGGGCACCGATGAGTCAGGGTGTCTGATTGGTCGAGGCTTTGCCATGGGTAGCACACCAGGGAACGATTGTCTCCCCCCCCCGTCGCCtactcaccaccaacaccagcccccacccccgctgcctgcccacacaccacaccccaccccccccacttccctcccccgaCACTTCTGTTTAATTTGAGAAAGGCCTGGGCGCGCTCCATTTGCCCACAGGGGGTCAGGTCCCTTGCGCATGTAGACTCAGAACGCCACTAAACCCGCGACCGGACAGCACTGGCTGAACAACCCCGAGCGCGCCCAGAACAGCAGGCAAGTGCTGCGGCTCACTTATACGTGCTACAAACCGCGTGTGTTCGGTGCTGTGCTCTGTCCAGGCTTTGCACCTAttcttttcttttaaattcaACCAAtcctgggtggggagggggggatggagggcggtgaggggggggtgggggggtaggggtgacAGGACAGCACCCAAGCCTCCCAAGAACGGCGCTGACCAGCAGCCTAAGATTGCCGGGCCCACAGCTGCGGCTCACTTATATGTGCTACAAGCTGCGTGTGTTCGGTGCTGCCCTCGGACCAGGCTTTGCAATCCTGGGTGGTgcgggggtgggaaggggggcagaggaggggggtGGTAGTGCCCTATTGCCCCAAAGGGGGACACACGGCACTCAGGGGAAATGCCAActgctcctccctccctccctccctctccctctctctctctctctctttttctctctctctctcactctttctctctctctctctctctttctctctttttctctctctctctctttctcgctctctttctctctctctcttctctctctttctctctcttctctctctttctctctgtctctctctctctctctctccttctctctctctttctctctctctttcactctctctttctctctctctttctctctctctctctctctttctctctttctctttctctctttctctctctctgactctatctctctgtctctttctctctttcactctctctctttctctctctctgtctctttcttgctctctttctctctctctgtctctttctcgctctctttctctctttctttcactctctctctctttctctctctctgtctctttctttctctctctctctctttctctctctctctttctctctttctctctctctttctctctctctctgtctctttctctctctctctttctctctctctctcacttctctctctttctctctcttctctctctttctctctgtctctgtctctctctctctttctctctctctttctctctctctctttctctctctctttctctctctctctttctctctctctttctctctctctctttctctctctatctctctgtctctttctctctttcactctctctctttctctctctctgtctctttcttgctctctgtctctctctctgtctctttcttgctctctttctctctctctctctttcactctctctctctttctctctttctctttctctctctctttctctctctctctctctctctctttctctctgtctctttctctctgtctctttctctctctctttctctctctctttctctctctctttctctctctctttctctctctctttctctttctctctgtctctttctctctctctttctctctctctctttctctctttctctctctctctctctctgtctctctatctctctgtctctctatctctctgtctctctttctctctttctctctttctctctttctctctttctctctctctatctctctgtctctctctctctctttctctctctctttctctctctctctctctctctctctccgggactGGCTTTAACTTTTTGCCCCGTTGTTTCCTTCCTCTCGTGACAGGCTGGTATCGTCCGATGGAAGAGGGCGGCTCGacggtggaggaggaggaggaggaggagaagaaaccAGGAGGAGATGAAGGCGccccggaggaggaggaggaggaggcggaagAGGAGGCGCCGACCCTCGGAGCCGCGGCGCCGCACCCCCCCCGCCATCGCTGCCCACTGTGCCCCAAGTCCTTCGGCTCGCCCTCGCTGCTGGAGACCCACCGGCGCACCCACACCGGCGAGCGGCCCTTCCAGTGCCCGGTCTGCGGGCGGGGCTTCAACCAGCTGTGCCACCTGCGGCGCCACCGGCTCCTGCACGCCGGCGACGGCCTTGCCACCGCCTGCCGGGGCTGCGGCAAGGACTGCCGGAGCCCCGCCGGTCTGGCCAGGCACCGGTGCCGGCCGGCGGGCGAGCGCCCCTACCCCTGCGCCACCTGCGGCCGGGCGTTCAAGCAGTCCTACGCCCTGGTCAAGCACCAGCGGGTGCACACCACCGAGCGGCCCTACCTGTGCCCGGTGTGCGGCCAGGGCTTCGGCTACTCCAGCAGCCTGGCCGACCACCGGCGGCTGCACACCGGCGAGCGCCCCTTCCGCTGCGGGCAGTGCGGCCGCGCCTACGTCAATGCCAGCCGGCTGACCGACCACCGGCGGGTGCACGAGCCGGAGCCGCGGCACCGCTGCGCCGAGTGCGGCAAGGGCTTCCACTACCCCTCCCACCTGGCCAAGCACCGGCGGGTCCACACCGGCGAGCGGCCCTTCCCCTGCCCGGCCTGCTCCCGGGGCTTCGCCACCGCCGCCAAGCTGGCCGCCCACCGGCGGGTGCACACCGGCGAGCGGCCCTACCGCTGCGGGGAGTGCGGCCGGGGCTACGCCAGCTCCAGCGACCTGCTGGTCCACCAGCGCGGCCACACCGCCGAGCGGCCCTGGCGCTGCGCCGACTGCGGCCGGGGCTACGTCAAGGCCCGGGACCTGGCCGTCCACCGGCGGGTCCACACCGGCGAGCGGCCCTACGCCTGCCCCCTCTGCGGCCGGCGCTTCGGCAAGTCCTGCAACCTGGCCGCCCACCGGCGCCGCCACGCCGACGAGCGGGGCTACAAGTGCAGCCTGTGTGGCAAGGCCTTCAAGTACTCGTCCAGCCTCTCGCGGCACCGCCGGGCCCACAAGGCCGTGGTGGCTGCCGGCGCCACCGCAGCCGGCGACGAGGGTGCCGCTGCCGCCGCCGGCGCCGGCGAGGGGGAGCCCGGTTGAGCTGGCAAAGCCGCCATTGAtcctcccgctccccctccccccaccaccgccgccgccctcccccccccccccttagccGATATCCACCGCACAACTTGCCATTGGACGGTGGGCGTTcacccctcccccgctccccccacccccccgccccagtgctgcccaccacccccaccccccaccaattcCAGTCACCTGGCCGCCGGCCCAGATTCCTCAGCTTGGGAACGCCCTCTTTtaaaccccctccacctccctcccttgctctctctctcgttctctctctctttccctttccctctttctctctttctctcttcttcccctctctctccccctctccacccctctcttactccccctctctctctttccccctctctctctttccccctctctctctttccccctctatctcattccctctctctctcattccctctctctctctttccccctctctctctttccccctctatctcattccctctctctctcattccccctctctctctttccccctctctctctttccccctctctctcattccctctctctctcattccctctctctctctttccctccctctctctttccccctctctctcattccctctctctctttccctccctctctctttccctccctctctctttccccctctctctcattcccactctctttccctccctctctctttccctccctctctctttccctccctctctctttccctccctctctctttccccctctctctcattccctccctttctctttccctccctttctctttccctccctttctctttccctccctctctcattccctccctctctctttccctccctctctctttccccctctctctcattccctctctctctttccctccctctctctttacccctctctctcatttcctctcagtctctttccccctctctctcattccctctctctcattccctccctctctctttccccctctctctcattccctctctctctcattccctccctctctctttccctccctctctctttccctccctctctctttccctccctccctctctctttccctccctctctctttccctccctctctctcattccctctctctctctttccctccctccctccctctcactttccctccctctctctttccctccctttctctcctgccctccctccatcattccctctctctcattccctccctccctctctctttccctttctctctctctctcattccctctctctcattcccactctctctttctgtcccaccctcttcccccctctccttctctccccctctttatatctctctctctccccttctctctttttctccctctccccctccctctcctctaagatgctccttaaaaccgacctctttgaccgagTGTTTCCCCCCCTGAACCTGACCACACAATCCTGCTTCCTGGGGTGAGAGTCCTGTCTGataatccccccccaccccaaacccctctgaAACCCCTTGGGGATGTGACTGCATGACTGGCGCTATTTAAAGGCAAGTTTTCAGAGAAGCTGCTTCACTCGGccgattcctgggacgaaggggggGTGGTTTGTCTCGTGAGgagagaggttgagcaggttgggctctGTTACCCGTTGGAGTTTGGACGAACGAGAGGCGATCTTATCGAGACAGATTAGATtctgagggggggaggtggggtagggggctcgacagagtggatgctgggaGGACGTTTCCCCCCTTGTGAGGGGGGTGTATCTAGAAcgaggagggagggggcgaggggggcacagtttcagaatgaggggtctCCTGTTGAAgacggagaggaggaggaatttcctccctaactccctccctaacagcgccgtggatgtacctacaccacacggacaagatcctggatctccctccctaacagcgccgtgggtgtacctacaccacacggggacaaaatcccagaactccctccctaacagcgccgtgggtgtacctacaccacacggggacaaaatcccagaactccctccctaacagcgccgtgggtgtacctacaccacacggacaaaatcctggaactccctccctaacagcgccgtgggtgtacctacaccacacgggacaaaatcccagaactccctccctaacagcgccgtgggtgtacctacaccacacggacaaaatcctggaactccctccctaacagcgccgtgggtgtacctacaccacacgggacaaaatcccagaactccctccctgacagcgccgtgggtgtacctacaccacacgaacaaaatcctggaactccctccctaacagcgccgtgggtgtacctacaccccacacggggactgcagcggctcaagaaggcggctcacccaccaccttctcgagggggcagttagggacgggcaaccAAAGGCTGGTCTAGCAGGGTGCCGAGACAGTCCACAaaatccatctccccctcccccaccccggggaGGCTTGAGAGGGTTAAATTACGTGGACAGGTCAAACAGACGAGGCTTGTGCCCCCTGGAGCGGAGGAagttaagggggtgggggtggtctgaCCAGGGGGTTTGAGATGGTCAAGGGATCTGATAGGGGCTGAAGTgacaggggggggggtggtgaggtaggCAGAGGGGGCCCAGAACAAGGGGGAAGAAACTTAAAATTTCGAGCCAGGCTATTCGGCTGGGAGGGGAAGCACCCCTTCATGCAGGGAGGGGTGTCAACCTTGGGACTCTGTCCCATGTCGCAATGCCCCATCCATCCtgcagtggtggtggggtggaaaggggGTTCTCGATAGAGCAATGCAGTCCGACCCCATATCCCCAGCCcatcaccccgctctctctctctctctcctgcgagTTTTAGCGCTGGTCCAATCGAATCAATTCTTCattccccatccaaccccccccccacactcccctcgcGGGGGGCGAATTAAGGACCATTACTGCCTGCCGCGTTTTTTTTTTGGTGTTTTAAGTAAAGTTATTCCTTGTGTCTGCCCACGCCCCCTCACTGCCGATCCCCCCCACTGTAATCCCAACCCCGCCGATCGCCCCACTGTAATCCCAACCCCGCCGATCCTCCCCCACTGTAATCCCAACCCTGCCGATCCTCCCACTGTAATCCCAAACCCGCCGATGCCCCCCACTGTAATCCCAAACCCGCCGATCCCCCCCACTGTAATCCCAACCCTGCCGATCCTCCCCCACTGTAATCCCAACCCCGCCGATCCCCCCCACTGTAATCCCAACCTCGCCGATCCCTCCCACTGTAATCCCAACCCCGCCGATCCTCCCTACTGTAATCCCAACCCCGCCGATCCCCCCCACTGTAATCCCAACCCCGCCGATCCCTCCCACTGTAATCCCAACCCCGCCGATCCCCCCCACTGTAATCCCAACCCTGCCGATCCTCCCCCACTGTAATCCCAACCCCGCCGATCCCCCCCACTGTAATCCCAACCTCGCCGATCCCTCCCACTGTAATCCCAACCCCGCCGATACCCTCCACTGTAATCCCAACCCCGCCGAT
The window above is part of the Carcharodon carcharias isolate sCarCar2 chromosome 38 unlocalized genomic scaffold, sCarCar2.pri SUPER_38_unloc_33, whole genome shotgun sequence genome. Proteins encoded here:
- the LOC121274827 gene encoding zinc finger protein 664-like; protein product: MEEGGSTVEEEEEEEKKPGGDEGAPEEEEEEAEEEAPTLGAAAPHPPRHRCPLCPKSFGSPSLLETHRRTHTGERPFQCPVCGRGFNQLCHLRRHRLLHAGDGLATACRGCGKDCRSPAGLARHRCRPAGERPYPCATCGRAFKQSYALVKHQRVHTTERPYLCPVCGQGFGYSSSLADHRRLHTGERPFRCGQCGRAYVNASRLTDHRRVHEPEPRHRCAECGKGFHYPSHLAKHRRVHTGERPFPCPACSRGFATAAKLAAHRRVHTGERPYRCGECGRGYASSSDLLVHQRGHTAERPWRCADCGRGYVKARDLAVHRRVHTGERPYACPLCGRRFGKSCNLAAHRRRHADERGYKCSLCGKAFKYSSSLSRHRRAHKAVVAAGATAAGDEGAAAAAGAGEGEPG